The following proteins come from a genomic window of Solwaraspora sp. WMMA2065:
- a CDS encoding Lrp/AsnC family transcriptional regulator: MDEMDWALLRELQADARLSFSELSRRVHLSPPAVAERVRRLEESGVVSGYHAHVDLTRAGWTVIALIRMSCYGSHCILRDPQVPTWPEILEIHRITGDACSMLKVAAASMDAFEDVIDRLAPYGQPSSTMVLSTPLGWRPVTAAD; this comes from the coding sequence GTGGACGAGATGGATTGGGCGCTGCTGCGTGAGTTGCAGGCCGATGCCCGACTTTCCTTCAGCGAGCTGTCCCGCCGGGTGCATCTGTCGCCGCCGGCGGTCGCCGAGCGGGTCCGCCGGTTGGAGGAGTCCGGGGTGGTCAGCGGCTACCACGCGCACGTCGACCTGACCCGGGCCGGCTGGACGGTGATCGCGCTGATCCGGATGTCCTGCTACGGGTCGCACTGCATCCTGCGCGACCCGCAGGTGCCGACCTGGCCGGAGATCCTGGAGATCCACCGGATCACCGGGGACGCCTGCTCGATGTTGAAGGTGGCGGCGGCGTCGATGGACGCCTTCGAGGACGTGATCGACCGGCTCGCCCCGTACGGTCAGCCGTCCAGCACGATGGTGCTCTCCACCCCGCTGGGCTGGCGTCCGGTCACCGCCGCCGACTGA
- a CDS encoding aminotransferase class I/II-fold pyridoxal phosphate-dependent enzyme, with the protein MRGSEANVTTSPLQGPWVPLDRARQRTSIKWRLYPADVLPVWVAEMDVDPAGPVVEAIDAAVRAGDLGYATGAGYAEAVAGFAAERWGWDGLDPARTAIVPDVMLGAVEMLKLVTGPGDTVVINPPVYPPFYGFLRNLDRPVREAPLGPDGRLDLDALAEAFTAARAGGRSAAYLLCSPHNPTGTVHTADELAAVAELAGRHGVRVVVDEIHAPMTTSGVPFVPYLSVPGADDSLTLISGSKGWNLAGLKAALAVAGPAAAADLARLPEEVGHGVNHLGVIAHTAAFRDGGDWLDTVRSAVDSNRRLLAELLADRLPQVRYTPGEATFLAWLDCRTLGLGDDPAAVFLDRGRVALSGGLDFGAGGVGHARLNLAAAPETITEAVRRMAAALG; encoded by the coding sequence ATGCGAGGATCGGAGGCGAACGTGACGACTTCACCACTGCAGGGACCGTGGGTGCCGCTGGACCGGGCCCGGCAGCGGACCAGCATCAAATGGCGGCTCTACCCGGCTGACGTGCTGCCGGTGTGGGTGGCGGAGATGGACGTCGACCCGGCCGGGCCGGTCGTCGAGGCGATCGACGCGGCGGTGCGTGCCGGCGATCTCGGGTACGCCACCGGCGCCGGTTACGCCGAGGCGGTAGCCGGGTTCGCGGCCGAACGGTGGGGATGGGACGGTCTGGACCCGGCGCGCACTGCGATCGTGCCGGACGTGATGCTCGGCGCGGTCGAGATGCTGAAGCTGGTGACCGGGCCGGGCGACACGGTGGTGATCAACCCGCCGGTGTACCCGCCGTTCTACGGGTTCCTGCGCAACCTGGACCGGCCGGTGCGGGAGGCCCCGCTCGGTCCGGACGGCCGGCTGGACCTTGACGCGCTGGCCGAGGCGTTCACCGCCGCCCGCGCGGGCGGGCGCAGCGCGGCGTACCTGCTGTGCAGTCCGCACAACCCGACCGGGACGGTGCACACCGCCGACGAGCTGGCCGCCGTCGCGGAGCTGGCCGGCCGCCACGGCGTACGGGTGGTGGTCGACGAGATCCACGCCCCGATGACCACGTCCGGCGTGCCGTTCGTGCCGTACCTGTCGGTGCCCGGCGCCGACGACAGCCTGACGCTGATCTCCGGCTCGAAGGGCTGGAACCTGGCCGGGTTGAAGGCCGCCCTCGCGGTCGCCGGACCAGCGGCCGCAGCCGACCTGGCCCGGCTGCCGGAGGAGGTCGGCCACGGGGTCAACCATCTCGGGGTGATCGCGCACACGGCGGCGTTCCGCGACGGCGGCGACTGGCTGGACACCGTACGATCGGCGGTCGACTCGAACCGGCGGCTGCTGGCCGAACTGCTGGCGGACCGGTTGCCGCAGGTGCGGTACACGCCGGGCGAGGCGACCTTTCTGGCCTGGTTGGACTGCCGGACGTTGGGGCTCGGCGACGACCCGGCGGCGGTGTTCCTCGACCGGGGGCGGGTGGCGCTCAGCGGCGGGCTGGACTTCGGCGCGGGCGGGGTCGGACACGCCCGGTTGAACCTGGCCGCCGCGCCGGAGACGATCACCGAGGCGGTACGCCGGATGGCTGCCGCCCTCGGCTGA
- the kynU gene encoding kynureninase: protein MFNEDDARRRDAADPGHRDLFHIPPATGGDHPDVAYFAGNSLGLQPKATRAELLDDLDDWARLGVEGHLEAGRPWLPYHELLTDTAARLVGALPSEAVVMNSLTVNLHLLMVSFYRPAGDRTRIVIEDSAFPSDSYAVRSQAAFHGLDPDRTVVRLRPRPGEDTLRTEDVVDYLRTEGDRVALVLLGGVNYLTGELLDIPTITTAGRAAGAIVGWDLAHAAGNVPLRLHDWGVDFAAWCSYKYLNSGPGALAGAYVHERHHGDPTLARFEGWWSTEPATRFEMTPVSRPPASADAWQISNPPIFAMGPVRTSLQIFDKVGMPALRDRSERLTGYLEQLLDEIVPGRPISVVTPRDPARRGCQLSLRIGGGSGATGGSGAHALTARLRHEHGVIADAREPDIVRLAPVPLYSTYHDCWRAARALAATLPAKGGDDV, encoded by the coding sequence ATGTTCAATGAGGACGACGCCCGTCGCCGCGACGCCGCCGACCCCGGGCACCGCGACCTGTTCCACATCCCGCCGGCCACCGGCGGCGACCACCCCGACGTCGCCTACTTTGCCGGCAACTCCCTCGGCCTGCAACCGAAGGCCACCCGCGCCGAGCTGCTCGACGACCTCGACGACTGGGCCCGGCTCGGCGTCGAAGGCCACCTGGAAGCCGGCCGGCCGTGGCTGCCGTACCACGAACTGCTCACCGACACCGCCGCGCGACTGGTCGGCGCCCTGCCCAGCGAGGCCGTGGTGATGAACTCGCTGACGGTCAACCTGCACCTGCTGATGGTGTCGTTCTACCGGCCGGCCGGCGACCGCACCCGGATCGTCATCGAGGACTCGGCGTTCCCGTCGGACAGCTACGCGGTGCGCAGCCAGGCCGCCTTCCACGGCCTCGACCCCGACCGTACGGTGGTCCGACTGCGACCCCGCCCCGGCGAGGACACGCTGCGCACCGAAGACGTCGTCGACTACCTGCGCACCGAGGGCGACCGGGTGGCGTTGGTGCTGCTCGGCGGGGTCAACTACCTGACCGGCGAACTGCTCGACATCCCGACGATCACCACCGCCGGCCGGGCCGCCGGCGCGATCGTCGGCTGGGACCTGGCGCACGCCGCCGGCAACGTGCCGCTGCGGCTGCACGACTGGGGCGTCGACTTCGCCGCCTGGTGCTCCTACAAGTACCTCAACTCCGGTCCGGGCGCCCTAGCCGGGGCGTACGTGCACGAACGTCACCACGGCGATCCGACGCTGGCCCGCTTCGAAGGCTGGTGGAGCACCGAGCCGGCGACCCGCTTCGAGATGACCCCGGTGTCGCGGCCACCGGCCAGCGCCGACGCCTGGCAGATCTCCAACCCGCCGATCTTCGCGATGGGTCCGGTCCGTACCTCGTTGCAGATCTTCGACAAGGTCGGCATGCCGGCGCTGCGCGACCGCAGCGAACGGCTCACCGGCTACCTCGAACAGCTGCTCGACGAGATCGTGCCCGGCCGGCCGATCAGCGTCGTCACGCCCCGGGATCCGGCCCGGCGCGGCTGCCAACTGTCCCTGCGCATCGGTGGCGGGTCGGGTGCCACCGGCGGGTCGGGGGCGCACGCGCTGACCGCCCGGCTGCGCCACGAGCACGGGGTGATCGCCGACGCCCGCGAACCGGACATAGTCCGGCTCGCCCCGGTGCCGCTGTACTCGACGTACCACGACTGCTGGCGGGCTGCCCGGGCGCTCGCCGCGACCCTCCCAGCGAAAGGCGGCGACGATGTCTGA
- a CDS encoding ATP-binding protein, whose translation MLIRFEAANFRSILGPVELSMVAVDRDRPAVQRIDSIDESLLPVAAIYGPNASGKSNVVAALSWLRDAVADSLRFWDDGIPVEPFAFGDGPRRPSEFTVELILGGVRFEYIVELDTNAIRYEGLFHYPERKRRRIFEREGDELTLQRGLGHLSGTRELLTARTLALSAARRFREPLVSGPAHALLNVQTLGQMARRRPFVRRAASLSTRYWFEETGPDQLQPAWFEDLRPDRAQALALLRMADLGIEDVLIDDGAAADQDLTPPGRRRRVRLVHRAESKAVPLNFGAESEGTRTWFQLIGPVLTALKAGSLLLFDELDASLHPTLSMHLIRLFTDPATNPSGAQLIFTSHDTSLLNHLNRDEVWLTEKAADGATRLGALAEFAGERVRRSQNLERAYLHGRFGALPDVDRTEILRALGLIG comes from the coding sequence GTGCTGATCCGTTTCGAGGCGGCGAACTTCCGCTCGATCCTCGGACCGGTTGAGCTGTCGATGGTCGCCGTCGACCGGGACCGGCCGGCGGTGCAGCGGATCGACAGCATCGACGAGAGCCTGCTGCCGGTCGCCGCAATCTACGGTCCCAACGCCTCCGGCAAATCGAACGTGGTCGCCGCGCTCAGCTGGCTACGCGACGCGGTCGCCGACTCGCTGCGGTTCTGGGACGACGGGATCCCGGTCGAGCCGTTCGCGTTCGGCGACGGTCCCCGACGCCCGTCGGAGTTCACCGTCGAGCTGATCCTCGGCGGGGTCCGCTTCGAGTACATCGTCGAGCTCGATACCAACGCGATCCGCTACGAAGGGCTGTTCCACTATCCGGAGCGTAAGCGGCGTCGGATCTTCGAACGCGAGGGCGACGAGCTGACGCTGCAACGGGGCCTCGGCCACCTGTCGGGCACCCGTGAGCTGCTGACCGCCCGTACCCTCGCCTTGTCAGCTGCCCGGCGGTTCCGCGAGCCCCTCGTCTCCGGCCCCGCCCACGCACTGTTGAACGTCCAGACACTGGGGCAAATGGCTCGGCGCCGCCCGTTCGTGAGGCGGGCGGCAAGCCTCTCGACCAGGTACTGGTTCGAGGAGACCGGCCCCGATCAGCTGCAACCCGCGTGGTTCGAGGACCTGCGTCCGGACCGGGCCCAGGCGTTGGCGCTGCTGCGGATGGCCGACCTCGGCATCGAGGACGTGCTGATCGATGACGGTGCAGCTGCTGATCAGGATCTGACACCGCCGGGCCGTCGACGACGGGTCCGGTTGGTGCATCGCGCGGAAAGCAAAGCGGTCCCCTTGAATTTCGGTGCCGAGTCGGAGGGCACCCGTACCTGGTTTCAACTCATCGGCCCGGTGCTGACCGCGCTGAAAGCAGGTTCCCTGCTGCTGTTCGACGAGCTGGACGCAAGCCTGCACCCGACACTGTCCATGCACCTCATCCGGCTGTTCACCGACCCCGCGACGAACCCCTCGGGAGCACAGCTGATCTTCACGTCGCACGACACCAGCCTGCTCAATCACCTGAACCGGGACGAGGTCTGGCTGACCGAAAAGGCAGCTGACGGCGCGACCCGCCTCGGCGCGCTCGCCGAGTTCGCCGGCGAACGCGTACGCCGGTCGCAGAACCTCGAAAGGGCGTACCTGCACGGGCGGTTCGGCGCGCTACCCGACGTCGACCGCACCGAGATCCTCCGGGCACTCGGACTGATCGGCTGA
- a CDS encoding ISL3 family transposase — protein sequence MVNDTTRLLGLGGLVVDRVRLDPDGVPVVALSTADEQARCCPDCGARARRVKDWVTTRPQDLPVAGRATRLRWRKRRWHCDQGGCRRRTFTEQVAQVPARHRVTARLRKAAGAAVADGARTVVQSARDHDLSWPVVAAAFTAHAGVVLPDEPEPVEVLGIDETRRGRPKWVFDQVSQAWQSSVDRWHVGMCDLSGGQGLLGQVEGRTAQVVVDWLGQRGQAWRDQVRYVALDMCTIFKSAIRGALPHAVLVVDHFHVVHLAHQALNEVRRRVTVQVRGRRGRAGDREWDLRNRLTRSARRMRAERVDTLCDEIAGLPAGISVPVLAAWNAKEDLLDLLALARTHPDREHVARLLHLFYQRCADSDLPELARLATTIEIWWPQILAFLHTGITNAGSEGTNRVIKTVARDAYGFRNPINQRLRTRCATTRKSRGHLNPA from the coding sequence ATGGTCAACGATACGACCCGGCTGCTGGGCCTGGGCGGCCTGGTGGTGGATCGGGTCAGGTTGGATCCCGACGGTGTCCCGGTGGTGGCTCTGTCTACCGCCGATGAGCAGGCACGATGCTGCCCGGACTGCGGTGCGCGGGCCCGGCGGGTCAAGGACTGGGTGACGACCCGGCCGCAGGACCTGCCCGTGGCGGGCCGGGCGACGCGGCTACGGTGGCGTAAACGCCGCTGGCATTGTGACCAGGGCGGATGTCGACGCCGGACGTTCACCGAGCAGGTGGCGCAGGTCCCAGCCCGGCACCGGGTGACCGCCCGGTTGCGGAAGGCGGCCGGGGCGGCGGTCGCGGACGGCGCCCGCACGGTCGTGCAGTCGGCCCGTGATCACGACCTGTCCTGGCCGGTGGTCGCGGCGGCGTTCACCGCCCACGCGGGCGTGGTGCTGCCCGACGAACCGGAACCGGTGGAGGTCCTCGGGATCGACGAGACCCGCCGGGGCCGGCCGAAGTGGGTCTTCGACCAGGTCAGCCAGGCGTGGCAGAGCAGTGTGGACCGCTGGCACGTCGGGATGTGTGACCTGTCCGGCGGTCAGGGACTCCTGGGCCAGGTCGAGGGCCGCACCGCCCAGGTGGTCGTCGACTGGCTCGGCCAACGCGGCCAGGCGTGGCGCGACCAGGTCCGGTACGTCGCGCTCGACATGTGCACGATCTTCAAGTCCGCGATCCGTGGAGCGCTGCCGCACGCCGTCCTCGTCGTCGATCACTTCCACGTCGTGCACCTCGCCCACCAGGCCCTCAACGAGGTCCGCCGCCGGGTCACCGTGCAGGTCCGGGGCCGCCGGGGTCGCGCCGGTGACCGCGAATGGGACCTGCGTAACCGGCTGACCCGCTCCGCGAGGCGGATGCGCGCTGAACGCGTCGACACGCTCTGCGACGAGATCGCCGGGCTACCCGCCGGCATCAGCGTGCCGGTCCTCGCCGCGTGGAACGCCAAGGAGGACCTCCTCGACCTGCTGGCCCTGGCCCGCACCCACCCGGACCGGGAACACGTCGCCCGGCTGCTGCACCTCTTCTACCAGCGCTGCGCCGACAGCGATCTACCCGAGCTCGCCCGCCTCGCGACCACGATCGAGATCTGGTGGCCCCAGATCCTCGCGTTCCTGCACACCGGCATCACCAACGCCGGCTCCGAAGGCACCAACCGGGTCATCAAGACCGTCGCCCGCGACGCCTACGGCTTCCGCAACCCGATCAACCAACGCCTACGAACCCGCTGCGCGACCACCCGAAAAAGCCGCGGCCACCTCAACCCCGCCTAA
- a CDS encoding winged helix-turn-helix domain-containing protein, with amino-acid sequence MGTSITVRHRAVAQRSRGGVFLRVQVLGPVRVWREQQALDPGPTARRAVLGLLALAGGHPLPRSELADALWPDQPPPVTSTNVIQTHVKHLRRLFEPDRPAGSPETPSSASSQDTPLPPQTPARRSRRNTSPRTHCGAGRGGMPQSSVRRLLSSRLFEVRRG; translated from the coding sequence GTGGGAACGTCGATCACCGTCCGGCATCGGGCGGTGGCACAGCGGTCACGAGGTGGAGTTTTCTTGCGGGTGCAGGTGCTGGGCCCGGTACGGGTGTGGCGTGAGCAGCAGGCACTCGACCCCGGCCCGACCGCCCGCCGGGCGGTGCTCGGTCTACTCGCGCTCGCCGGCGGGCATCCGCTGCCCCGCTCGGAGCTGGCCGACGCGCTCTGGCCGGACCAACCGCCACCGGTCACGTCGACCAACGTCATCCAGACTCACGTCAAACACCTGCGCCGGCTGTTCGAACCGGACCGCCCGGCCGGCTCTCCCGAGACGCCGTCGAGCGCCTCGTCGCAAGACACGCCGCTACCGCCGCAGACACCTGCGCGTCGATCAAGGAGAAACACGTCACCCCGCACACACTGCGGAGCCGGACGAGGGGGCATGCCTCAATCGAGCGTTCGCAGGCTCCTATCAAGCCGGCTCTTCGAAGTTAGGCGGGGTTGA
- a CDS encoding TIGR03619 family F420-dependent LLM class oxidoreductase, with translation MRFAVSYSTPLHGTDPDRLIGYAQHAEACGFEGLYVPEHVVLYPGATVGAVEMPPTLPYADPLDLLAFVAAATDRLLLGTGVLLLPYHHPVVLAKRLATIDVLSKGRMRLLTVGLGGLPGEATAVGVDFRSRGRRADEAIDVLRLLWSGDADGVSFHGEFFDFERVCSFPKPHGATALPIHVGGSSRAAARRVGLRGDGYFPGGLLTPDERAAQWELARSVAAEAGRDPDALEYTRWGSTELSAQRVEAYAAQGVTRIVVGSGADTLAEQRDDLSGFADRFGLRPTTGDQRLSRQ, from the coding sequence GTGAGGTTCGCGGTCAGTTACAGCACCCCGCTGCACGGCACCGACCCGGACCGGCTCATCGGGTACGCCCAGCACGCCGAGGCATGCGGGTTCGAAGGCTTGTACGTGCCGGAACACGTGGTGCTGTATCCAGGTGCGACGGTCGGGGCGGTCGAGATGCCGCCCACACTGCCGTACGCGGACCCGTTGGACCTGCTGGCCTTCGTGGCGGCGGCAACCGACCGGCTGCTGCTCGGCACCGGGGTGCTGCTGCTGCCGTACCACCATCCGGTAGTGCTCGCCAAGCGGCTGGCGACGATCGACGTCCTGTCGAAGGGCCGGATGCGGCTGCTGACCGTCGGACTGGGCGGCCTGCCCGGTGAGGCGACGGCGGTGGGCGTCGACTTCCGTTCCCGTGGCCGACGTGCCGACGAGGCGATCGACGTGCTACGGCTGCTGTGGAGCGGTGACGCCGACGGTGTGTCGTTCCACGGCGAGTTCTTCGACTTCGAGCGGGTGTGCAGCTTTCCGAAGCCGCACGGCGCCACCGCGTTGCCGATTCATGTGGGTGGTTCGAGCCGGGCGGCGGCCCGGCGGGTCGGGCTACGTGGCGACGGCTACTTCCCCGGCGGGCTGTTGACCCCGGACGAGCGGGCGGCACAGTGGGAGTTGGCGAGGTCCGTCGCGGCGGAGGCCGGCCGTGACCCTGACGCGCTGGAGTACACCCGGTGGGGGTCGACTGAGCTTTCGGCGCAACGGGTCGAGGCGTACGCGGCGCAGGGGGTGACCCGGATCGTGGTCGGCAGCGGCGCCGACACCCTGGCCGAGCAGCGGGACGACCTGTCCGGCTTCGCCGACCGGTTCGGTCTACGACCAACGACGGGTGATCAGCGGCTCAGCCGACAGTAG
- a CDS encoding MerR family transcriptional regulator encodes MLIGELARQAGTSARTLRYYEAQGLVRPRRCANGYRDYDYTELRVVGEIRSLLAVGFGLEDIRPFVTCLRAGNPSGDICPDSISVLRRKLAEVDAGLARLAGVREQLRCQLDRARADRRRR; translated from the coding sequence ATGTTGATCGGTGAGCTGGCGCGGCAGGCCGGGACAAGCGCCCGGACGCTGCGCTACTACGAGGCGCAGGGGCTGGTCCGGCCCCGGCGATGCGCCAACGGCTACCGCGACTACGACTATACGGAGCTGCGGGTGGTCGGCGAGATCCGGTCGTTGCTCGCCGTCGGTTTCGGTCTGGAGGACATCCGCCCGTTCGTGACCTGCCTGCGGGCCGGCAACCCGTCCGGCGACATCTGCCCCGACTCGATCTCGGTGCTGCGGCGCAAGCTGGCCGAGGTCGATGCCGGACTGGCGCGGCTGGCAGGTGTCCGGGAACAGCTGCGGTGCCAGCTCGACCGAGCGCGGGCGGATCGGCGGCGGCGGTGA
- a CDS encoding tyrosine-type recombinase/integrase: protein MLAGSASAGFALVDEYLAYLSDRNYSPRTVRAYGFDLLAFCRWLVSENVALDAVTTDVLLGFLRACREARIPGRPGPNVIRLRGGRVDRYAATTINRRLAAISGLFAMRSMRDPAAVSPVPKGREARRPVAGERNGLLAHTARRPKSRSALRLREPRRLPRPLSQPQAADLLASFRTWRDRAIAGLMLYCGLRSCEVLALTVADVDIGGRWLQVVGKGNRERRVPLDGDVASVIQVYLLAERPETSSANVFVVAKGPNRGQPLTAAGLRTIFRYHRGLSGIGGGHPHALRHTFGTALAEAGVDLAVMQALLGHTHVDSSARYTHLAPAHVKAEFDAARERIRAQS, encoded by the coding sequence ATGCTCGCTGGATCGGCGTCGGCTGGCTTTGCGCTGGTCGATGAGTATCTGGCGTACCTGAGCGACCGCAACTACTCGCCGAGGACGGTCCGGGCCTACGGCTTCGACCTGCTTGCCTTCTGCCGGTGGCTGGTGAGCGAGAACGTCGCGTTGGACGCGGTGACCACGGACGTGCTGCTGGGGTTCCTACGGGCGTGCCGTGAGGCGCGGATTCCCGGGCGGCCGGGCCCGAACGTGATCCGGCTGCGGGGAGGCCGCGTCGACAGGTACGCGGCGACGACCATCAACCGCAGGCTCGCTGCGATCTCGGGTTTGTTCGCGATGCGGTCGATGCGGGACCCGGCGGCGGTCAGCCCGGTGCCGAAGGGGCGGGAGGCCCGCCGGCCGGTTGCGGGGGAACGCAACGGGCTGCTGGCGCACACGGCGCGGCGTCCGAAGAGCAGGTCGGCGTTGCGGCTACGCGAGCCTCGTCGGCTGCCACGGCCGTTGTCCCAGCCTCAGGCGGCCGATCTGTTGGCCAGCTTCCGGACCTGGCGAGACCGGGCGATCGCCGGCCTGATGTTGTACTGCGGCCTGCGTTCGTGCGAGGTCCTCGCTCTGACCGTCGCCGACGTTGACATCGGCGGGAGGTGGCTGCAGGTCGTGGGCAAGGGCAACCGGGAACGCCGGGTCCCGCTCGATGGTGATGTGGCCTCGGTGATCCAGGTCTACCTGCTGGCCGAGCGCCCGGAAACGAGTAGCGCCAACGTGTTCGTCGTGGCGAAGGGCCCCAACCGTGGGCAGCCGTTGACGGCGGCCGGGCTGCGGACGATTTTCCGCTATCACCGTGGGTTGTCGGGGATCGGCGGCGGGCACCCGCACGCGTTGCGGCACACGTTCGGCACCGCGCTCGCCGAGGCCGGAGTCGATCTGGCGGTCATGCAGGCCCTGCTCGGGCACACCCACGTGGACAGCAGCGCCCGTTACACTCATCTCGCGCCGGCGCATGTCAAGGCCGAGTTCGACGCTGCCCGGGAGCGTATCCGTGCCCAGTCATGA
- a CDS encoding tryptophan 2,3-dioxygenase family protein has product MNSTDVASPPAVRPVDAAERDARAAANAGEPTLEFGDRVPYDAYVHASTLHSLQRTLSDDPGEMSFLMVSQIMELYFGLTRHELRDAQRLIRADRVWEALAPLRRAALHLEGLNASWQTLRWMTPADFNRFRNLLGEGSGFQSAMYRQLEFILGIRTPSLIRPFRRQPEVYAELEQALHAPSLWDDVIALLARAGHDIPADLLGRDVATEHEPHPSVEAAWVEVYRVNGPDNHLRQLGEALTEVAEQFGDWRYKHLKAVQRTMGAKVGSGGSAGLAWLQRSMNRVVFPEIWSARTSM; this is encoded by the coding sequence GTGAACAGCACCGACGTGGCCAGCCCGCCGGCCGTGCGGCCGGTGGACGCCGCCGAACGCGACGCCCGCGCCGCCGCCAACGCCGGCGAGCCGACCCTGGAGTTCGGCGACCGGGTGCCGTACGACGCCTACGTGCACGCAAGCACCCTGCACAGCCTGCAGCGCACCCTCAGTGACGACCCCGGCGAGATGTCGTTCCTGATGGTCAGCCAGATCATGGAGCTGTACTTCGGGCTGACCCGCCACGAGCTGCGCGACGCCCAACGGCTGATCCGCGCCGACCGGGTGTGGGAGGCGCTGGCCCCGCTGCGCCGCGCCGCCCTGCACCTGGAAGGGCTCAACGCCTCCTGGCAGACGCTGCGCTGGATGACCCCGGCCGACTTCAACCGGTTCCGTAACCTGCTCGGTGAGGGCTCCGGTTTCCAGTCGGCGATGTACCGGCAACTGGAGTTCATCCTCGGCATCCGGACCCCGTCGCTGATCCGCCCGTTCCGCCGCCAACCCGAGGTGTACGCCGAGCTGGAGCAGGCCCTGCACGCGCCGAGCCTGTGGGACGACGTGATCGCCCTGCTGGCCCGCGCCGGCCACGACATCCCGGCCGACCTGCTGGGCCGCGACGTCGCCACCGAACACGAACCGCACCCGTCGGTCGAGGCCGCCTGGGTCGAGGTCTACCGGGTCAACGGCCCGGACAACCATCTGCGGCAGCTCGGCGAGGCGCTGACCGAGGTCGCCGAACAGTTCGGTGACTGGCGGTACAAACATCTCAAGGCGGTGCAGCGCACCATGGGCGCCAAGGTCGGCAGCGGCGGCTCCGCCGGGCTGGCCTGGCTGCAGCGCAGCATGAACCGGGTGGTGTTCCCCGAGATCTGGTCCGCCCGGACCAGCATGTGA
- a CDS encoding transposase family protein: MKGCEPSTPGSPSTANPAQLRRAVKGVWYRCYVVIDIYSHYVTGWLVAAAEDAVVARDFLADAIARNGIEPHTIHADRGGAMASKPVSEMLVDLGVLRSHSRPRTCLLTG, encoded by the coding sequence CTGAAGGGCTGCGAGCCCTCTACGCCAGGGTCGCCGTCAACCGCGAACCCCGCTCAACTTCGAAGAGCCGTCAAAGGCGTCTGGTACCGGTGCTACGTCGTCATCGACATCTACTCCCACTACGTGACCGGCTGGCTCGTCGCGGCAGCCGAGGACGCCGTCGTCGCCCGGGACTTCCTCGCCGACGCGATCGCCCGTAACGGGATCGAGCCGCACACCATCCACGCCGACCGTGGCGGCGCCATGGCGTCGAAGCCGGTATCGGAGATGCTCGTCGACCTCGGTGTCCTCCGGTCGCACTCCCGACCCCGCACGTGCCTCTTAACCGGCTAA